From one Mesomycoplasma ovipneumoniae genomic stretch:
- the rpsF gene encoding 30S ribosomal protein S6, with amino-acid sequence MPKYEIMTILDPKAEATILENLLSAIFSQNSSYKLVKLENSSLAYPIKKSKTAQYFLINLDSPANLIEEFVRRANITKSIWRYLIINLDSEKGFNQKPKNSDRHKRTNVRRDHSDRPNFKSAPRTRQDQNSPNQTEKTDKPFQRRNFRPNAQGGAKQGFAQQSSDKASSSQRGKTNQPETDVDNAKKTQESQ; translated from the coding sequence ATGCCAAAATACGAAATTATGACAATTTTAGACCCAAAAGCAGAAGCAACAATATTAGAAAATTTGCTTTCTGCTATTTTTAGTCAAAATTCGTCATACAAACTTGTTAAGCTTGAAAATTCAAGTCTTGCTTACCCTATTAAAAAATCAAAAACTGCACAATATTTTTTAATTAATCTTGACTCACCAGCTAATTTAATTGAAGAATTTGTTCGCCGTGCGAATATTACCAAATCGATTTGACGATACTTGATAATTAATCTTGATTCTGAAAAAGGTTTTAACCAAAAACCAAAAAATTCCGATCGCCATAAAAGAACAAATGTAAGACGTGATCATTCAGATAGACCTAATTTCAAATCGGCGCCACGAACTCGTCAAGACCAAAACTCACCTAATCAGACAGAAAAAACTGATAAACCTTTTCAACGTCGAAATTTTAGACCTAATGCTCAAGGCGGAGCAAAACAAGGTTTTGCCCAACAGTCATCAGATAAGGCTAGCTCATCTCAACGCGGAAAAACAAACCAGCCAGAAACTGATGTTGATAATGCTAAAAAAACACAGGAATCCCAATAG
- a CDS encoding putative cysteine peptidase, protein MIGLFEHIVIKADQNKTILNQQQLDFFIKASKAELFKKTNTTQDFLYHRVLKNIFDQPLLFLQFTNHYLIITLENYETNEIANSSFDKELFDKNNVVYIPGFSLHYQVDGDYFGLVSKQKLDEKIVELIKNQKHIYLSVTRLNTEKNKAKKAEYFNYKFRARRGTANPGEIKKTAGKVSNLFYFNIGISNSWWFKAKDSYSKLGYIEYQGNSKKPGLCEYIAMSLMLEYAETFIASGIFSNEEIARFFDMKKNYSNNLSNGVAEHKYYKYKYKNKNIDDGTSTYNSLPYQLFELNGRYQHVKYASYFTSTLEKFLKGKEIKKYITTDYSANFMHSSNPETFLFKNNMPVMVSFANFSTGHNIVLYGYDPDTEKYLVNFGWSGCSNLLISKWDIWSFWSMGYWWGFKIDDDYIKNHPPKQKLLSANGKFYSYPEIFEEELVIDKNGILTIDNDIY, encoded by the coding sequence ATGATAGGCTTATTTGAACACATTGTTATAAAAGCAGATCAAAATAAAACTATTTTAAATCAACAACAATTAGATTTTTTTATTAAAGCATCAAAAGCAGAATTATTTAAAAAAACTAATACAACTCAGGATTTTTTATATCATAGAGTTCTAAAAAACATTTTCGATCAACCACTGTTATTTTTACAATTTACTAATCATTATTTAATAATAACTCTTGAAAATTATGAAACTAATGAAATTGCAAATTCTAGTTTTGATAAGGAATTATTTGATAAAAATAATGTCGTTTATATTCCCGGATTTTCATTACATTATCAAGTTGATGGCGACTATTTTGGGTTAGTTTCTAAACAGAAATTAGATGAAAAAATAGTTGAACTTATAAAGAATCAAAAACATATATATTTAAGTGTAACTAGACTGAATACAGAAAAAAACAAGGCTAAAAAAGCAGAATATTTTAATTATAAATTTCGTGCAAGACGTGGAACCGCAAATCCTGGCGAAATAAAAAAAACAGCTGGAAAAGTTAGCAATCTTTTTTATTTTAATATCGGTATTAGTAATTCCTGATGATTTAAGGCAAAAGATTCATATTCAAAACTTGGTTATATAGAATATCAAGGCAATTCTAAGAAACCTGGGCTTTGTGAATATATTGCTATGTCTTTGATGTTAGAATATGCCGAAACATTCATTGCATCTGGAATATTTAGCAATGAAGAAATTGCTAGATTTTTTGATATGAAAAAAAATTATTCTAATAACTTAAGCAATGGCGTTGCAGAACATAAATATTATAAATATAAATATAAAAATAAAAATATTGATGATGGAACTTCTACATATAATTCACTTCCATATCAATTGTTTGAACTCAATGGGCGATATCAACATGTTAAGTATGCTTCTTATTTTACTAGTACATTAGAAAAATTTCTAAAAGGAAAGGAAATAAAAAAATACATAACAACTGATTATTCTGCCAATTTTATGCATTCAAGCAACCCTGAAACTTTTTTGTTTAAAAATAATATGCCAGTTATGGTATCTTTTGCTAATTTTAGTACTGGCCACAACATTGTTTTATATGGATATGATCCAGATACAGAAAAATATCTTGTAAATTTTGGATGGTCAGGTTGTTCTAATTTACTTATTTCTAAATGAGATATTTGAAGTTTTTGATCAATGGGTTATTGATGAGGATTTAAAATAGATGATGATTATATAAAAAATCATCCACCTAAACAAAAATTATTAAGTGCGAATGGTAAGTTTTATTCATATCCAGAAATTTTTGAAGAAGAACTTGTAATTGATAAAAATGGTATTCTAACTATAGATAACGACATTTATTAA
- a CDS encoding single-stranded DNA-binding protein, whose translation MNRIILIGRVSSKPVFMTTKSNVNFIRFNLAIDRRKYSQNSPTITDFIPVVAWRQNATLLDKLITVGSLVAIEGSLQANRVVSNTTNYLTNYEVNVDYFRLLETKEQLEMRRQKLVQKVGEPTFEPLFDDFQLPQNDKRSFQEDNIFQSEPSINFDETNVEITGEDNDPFADWDIDDLDPNK comes from the coding sequence ATGAATCGAATTATTTTAATTGGACGCGTTTCTTCTAAACCTGTATTTATGACAACAAAGTCAAATGTTAATTTTATTCGATTTAATTTAGCAATTGATAGACGAAAATATAGTCAAAATTCGCCTACAATTACTGATTTTATTCCCGTAGTTGCTTGACGACAAAATGCAACATTGCTCGACAAACTAATTACCGTAGGAAGTTTAGTAGCAATCGAAGGTTCTTTACAAGCTAATCGTGTTGTGTCAAATACAACAAATTATCTTACTAATTATGAAGTAAATGTTGATTACTTTCGTTTATTAGAAACTAAAGAACAATTAGAAATGCGCCGTCAAAAATTAGTTCAAAAAGTTGGTGAACCAACTTTTGAACCTTTATTTGATGATTTTCAACTTCCCCAAAATGATAAAAGATCATTTCAAGAAGATAATATTTTTCAGTCAGAACCATCAATAAACTTTGATGAAACTAATGTTGAAATTACTGGTGAAGATAATGATCCATTCGCTGACTGAGATATTGATGATCTTGATCCTAACAAATAA
- a CDS encoding DUF4231 domain-containing protein, which yields MNKEKLLSKIELDVIKLTAKARVSKGIFLFASIALILMSAFNGILSAYAITKNPNPTAVKLFVAIAFINAIISFVSSLSSFFVFENVYKKATEKINFYEEKKNELLSQDANIDEIAKQLGNIKIEN from the coding sequence ATGAATAAAGAAAAATTGCTTTCAAAAATTGAACTTGATGTTATAAAATTAACGGCAAAAGCACGTGTTTCTAAGGGTATTTTTTTGTTTGCTAGTATTGCCTTAATTTTAATGTCAGCTTTTAATGGTATTTTATCTGCGTATGCAATTACTAAAAATCCTAATCCAACTGCGGTTAAGTTATTTGTTGCAATTGCCTTTATTAATGCAATTATTAGTTTTGTTAGTTCACTTTCTTCTTTTTTTGTTTTTGAAAATGTTTATAAAAAAGCAACAGAAAAAATTAATTTCTATGAAGAAAAGAAAAATGAGCTTTTATCCCAAGATGCAAACATTGATGAGATTGCAAAACAGTTAGGGAACATAAAAATTGAAAATTAA
- the rpsL gene encoding 30S ribosomal protein S12, producing the protein MPTISQLAKGCRVKKTWKSKVPALNMLYNSLHKKELKISSPFKRGVCTRVATMTPKKPNSALRKFARVKLSNGIEINAYIPGEGHNLQEHSIVLIRGGKVKDLPGIRYHIVRGTQDTTGVAKRAQGRSKYGAKKPKTSK; encoded by the coding sequence ATGCCAACAATTTCTCAATTAGCAAAAGGGTGCCGAGTTAAGAAAACTTGAAAGTCAAAAGTTCCTGCATTGAATATGTTATATAATTCATTGCACAAAAAAGAACTCAAAATTAGCTCGCCCTTTAAACGTGGAGTTTGCACAAGAGTTGCAACTATGACTCCTAAAAAACCTAACTCAGCATTACGTAAATTTGCAAGGGTAAAACTTTCAAATGGAATTGAAATTAATGCTTATATTCCCGGTGAAGGCCACAATTTACAAGAACACTCAATTGTTTTAATTCGTGGTGGAAAAGTTAAAGACTTACCAGGGATTCGTTATCACATTGTCCGTGGAACTCAAGATACAACTGGTGTTGCAAAAAGAGCCCAAGGTCGTTCCAAATATGGAGCAAAAAAACCTAAAACTTCAAAGTAA
- a CDS encoding TIGR00282 family metallophosphoesterase: MKSATVLFVGDIFGAPGIEMFKNQLNILRKNYNFDLIIVQAENITGRKGLNKRDYLYLKELGVDIFTIGNHVWSNPEIALIIDNPDIVRPLNIDKEYSGKGTTTVLKNGKTFRITSLLGVAFNKLVKPWNHQFADNFFDAIDKVIAEDDADFHIVDFHAETTSEKNVLGIYLNGKINALLGTHTHVQTSDARELSLGTLFITDVGMTGPANDAIGVKFLDVYNRIRYNKSTKFQTSDNDCQFNAVILEITDNLKNQKIIPINIYK; encoded by the coding sequence ATGAAATCTGCTACTGTCTTATTTGTTGGTGATATTTTTGGTGCGCCTGGTATAGAAATGTTTAAAAATCAACTTAATATTTTGAGAAAAAACTATAATTTTGACTTAATAATAGTTCAGGCTGAAAATATAACTGGCAGAAAAGGACTAAATAAAAGGGATTATTTATATTTAAAAGAGCTTGGTGTTGATATTTTTACTATTGGCAATCATGTTTGATCCAATCCTGAAATTGCTTTAATTATTGATAATCCAGATATTGTTAGGCCGCTAAACATTGACAAAGAATATAGTGGCAAAGGTACTACTACAGTTTTAAAAAATGGAAAAACATTCAGAATAACTTCGCTTTTAGGTGTGGCATTTAATAAGTTAGTCAAACCTTGAAATCACCAGTTTGCTGATAATTTTTTTGATGCAATTGACAAAGTTATTGCCGAAGATGATGCTGATTTTCATATAGTTGATTTTCACGCTGAGACAACAAGCGAAAAAAATGTGCTTGGAATTTATCTAAATGGCAAAATTAATGCACTTTTAGGAACTCACACCCACGTTCAGACTTCTGATGCTAGAGAATTATCGCTTGGAACGCTTTTTATAACTGATGTTGGAATGACAGGCCCTGCAAATGATGCAATTGGTGTAAAATTTCTTGATGTTTATAATAGAATTCGCTATAATAAAAGCACAAAATTCCAAACTTCGGATAATGATTGCCAATTTAATGCTGTTATTTTAGAAATAACTGATAATTTAAAAAACCAAAAAATTATACCAATCAATATTTATAAATAA
- a CDS encoding DUF4231 domain-containing protein, whose amino-acid sequence MVIKNVRLDSDSYEFAKFLYRKTLVKARIFQILFWTVSIFSIFFGFFSTLMGIFKLASPKLSEFEPFANFFISTDENGAKVDQWPIFVLWINLSISIINSLFALFLIKPRWIRNQEINDFLKIEIILFETKTGKYANSENLQIELFNSICKFLGILKALENKQKEQKTNIDKKEQTNE is encoded by the coding sequence ATGGTTATAAAAAATGTCCGACTTGATTCAGATTCTTATGAATTTGCTAAATTTTTATACAGAAAAACGCTTGTAAAAGCAAGGATTTTTCAAATTTTATTTTGAACGGTTTCCATTTTTAGTATTTTTTTTGGATTTTTTTCGACCTTAATGGGTATTTTTAAATTAGCCTCGCCAAAATTAAGTGAATTTGAACCTTTTGCTAATTTTTTTATTTCAACTGACGAAAATGGCGCAAAAGTTGACCAATGACCAATTTTTGTCTTATGAATTAACCTTTCAATCTCAATTATTAACAGTCTTTTTGCCCTTTTTCTAATAAAACCACGCTGAATTCGCAACCAGGAAATTAATGACTTTTTAAAAATTGAAATAATTTTGTTTGAAACCAAAACAGGAAAATATGCAAATTCAGAAAATTTACAAATTGAACTTTTTAATTCAATTTGTAAATTTTTAGGAATTCTTAAAGCCCTTGAAAATAAACAAAAAGAGCAAAAAACTAACATTGATAAAAAGGAACAAACTAATGAATAA
- the tuf gene encoding elongation factor Tu, producing the protein MAVVKTGAKKDFDRSKEHINIGTIGHVDHGKTTLTAAISTVLSKKGLAEAKDYASIDAAPEEKARGITINTAHIEYSTDKRHYAHVDCPGHADYIKNMITGAAQMDGAILVVAATDGPMPQTREHILLSKQVGVPKMVVFLNKIDLLEGEEEMVDLVEVEIRELLSSYDFDGDNTPIIRGSARGALEGKPEWEAKVLELMDAVDSYIDSPVREMDKPFLMAVEDVFTITGRGTVATGKVERGQVKLNEEVEIVGYRPEPKKTVVTGIEMFNKNLQSAMAGDNAGVLLRGVDRKDIERGQVIAKPKTIIPHTKFKAAIYALKKEEGGRHTPFFKNYKPQFYFRTTDVTGGIEFEAGREMVIPGDNVDLTVELIAPIAVEQGTKFSIREGGRTVGAGTVTEIIK; encoded by the coding sequence ATGGCAGTTGTTAAAACTGGTGCAAAAAAAGATTTTGACCGTTCAAAAGAGCATATCAATATTGGGACAATTGGTCATGTTGACCACGGAAAAACCACTCTAACAGCGGCAATTTCAACTGTATTATCAAAAAAAGGTCTAGCTGAAGCAAAGGATTATGCTTCTATTGACGCAGCCCCTGAAGAAAAAGCGCGTGGAATTACAATCAATACAGCCCACATCGAATATAGCACAGATAAGCGTCACTATGCCCATGTTGATTGCCCTGGTCACGCCGATTATATTAAAAATATGATCACAGGAGCAGCACAAATGGATGGTGCCATTCTTGTTGTTGCCGCAACAGATGGTCCAATGCCCCAAACTCGTGAGCACATTCTTCTTTCAAAACAAGTTGGTGTGCCAAAAATGGTTGTTTTCCTAAACAAAATCGACTTACTTGAAGGTGAAGAAGAAATGGTTGACCTTGTTGAGGTTGAAATTCGTGAACTTCTTTCTTCATATGATTTTGACGGAGACAACACTCCAATAATCCGTGGTTCAGCTCGTGGTGCTCTTGAAGGAAAACCTGAATGAGAAGCTAAAGTTCTTGAACTAATGGATGCAGTTGACTCTTACATTGACTCCCCAGTTCGTGAAATGGATAAACCATTCCTAATGGCAGTTGAAGACGTCTTTACCATTACAGGTCGTGGAACTGTTGCTACTGGTAAAGTTGAAAGAGGACAAGTTAAACTAAATGAAGAGGTTGAAATTGTCGGTTACCGTCCTGAACCTAAAAAAACAGTTGTAACCGGAATTGAAATGTTTAACAAAAACCTTCAATCTGCAATGGCTGGAGATAATGCTGGAGTTCTTCTTCGTGGTGTTGACCGTAAAGATATTGAACGTGGACAGGTTATTGCCAAACCAAAAACAATTATTCCCCACACTAAATTTAAAGCAGCAATTTACGCACTCAAAAAAGAAGAAGGTGGAAGACATACTCCATTTTTCAAAAATTACAAACCTCAATTTTATTTCCGTACAACTGATGTTACCGGTGGAATTGAATTTGAAGCTGGCCGTGAAATGGTAATTCCTGGGGATAATGTTGACCTTACTGTTGAACTTATTGCCCCTATCGCTGTTGAGCAAGGAACAAAATTCTCAATTCGCGAAGGTGGAAGAACTGTTGGTGCCGGAACAGTAACTGAAATTATTAAATAA
- the rpsR gene encoding 30S ribosomal protein S18 has product MNKKYAKKFKKKVCQFCEAKLFYIDYKSTEVLQRYINSFGKIQPSRITGNCAKHQRKLSLAIKRARFVALLPFVGDRIRGSYDKTRV; this is encoded by the coding sequence ATGAACAAAAAATACGCTAAAAAATTCAAGAAAAAAGTGTGCCAATTTTGTGAAGCTAAACTTTTTTACATTGACTATAAGTCAACTGAAGTGCTTCAACGTTATATTAACTCTTTTGGAAAAATTCAACCTTCACGAATTACAGGGAATTGCGCAAAACACCAACGTAAATTATCACTAGCAATTAAAAGAGCGCGTTTTGTCGCTTTACTTCCGTTTGTTGGTGACAGAATCCGTGGAAGCTACGATAAAACTCGAGTTTAA
- a CDS encoding putative immunoglobulin-blocking virulence protein, producing the protein MKLYFSRRRKVVILAMATTLLSLSLYSVNQALVNFDFLSNEVSYSTQAPSIILKNQPNDTGFNSPVANTVFVAPKIEAPKEKIENPVKPQIVTPKIEKIEPLPEKVTPKPIRRIQAVESTIPIRTTPTRQSPTRTISSRPTISTSRPVSQPQVQTRNNSRTVNFGDAAYQRALGLWRKQQDRKIAEVRRERDKYQAEAAEADRVISIIKEHWEKYAPTGEDGKPKVSLESYLEGYKYTRWVANNYLEREQNYLKVIEQRRQLDQPFTEQELQLIKDGYTPDPSTDGWEPKVNIVVNGIKANNKKRLNAVDSKWTRYDGTKIGSLKYEGWNDTDVSSEISDLTNGKGFSNGSISLIKYTRAPGNTAGSLSEFKTLVLNADDDVAFKAFADIMKNAANKDNSIKAIVLKNVGAKHKTQNIKGILDLLPPQMQKVSLFLDDHQAINGLRGLEKFSKLSELELYSNSRTNESNWAINPNALKNVDFISFDYINKGDMHLQPGEKVAGSIIFDTLRWDEGDDTNKVNEGLEIAFSSKINQRVFQGTFGGRGGYPLHLDFSSSKKIKTLKGIDFAKTEKLFNEKLQSWEVEAESQKNPGHVNLLFQYLYFGGSKISDSGSTGSNYVYKVDTSDFENSQFTSRLVNGPIQQPGIYIKDENGKTLSNIPLYITGSSFSGDAFSQLSKFVDVAKKSATFNKIYVKNASLQSQLSGLGLPVETKTITTID; encoded by the coding sequence ATGAAACTATATTTTTCCCGTCGTAGAAAAGTTGTAATTCTAGCAATGGCAACAACATTGTTATCTTTAAGTTTGTACTCAGTTAATCAAGCATTAGTTAATTTTGATTTTTTGTCCAATGAAGTTAGTTATTCAACTCAAGCGCCTTCAATAATTTTAAAAAATCAGCCAAATGATACTGGATTTAATTCGCCAGTAGCTAATACTGTTTTTGTTGCGCCAAAAATTGAAGCGCCTAAAGAGAAAATTGAAAATCCAGTTAAACCACAAATAGTAACACCAAAAATAGAAAAAATAGAGCCTTTACCTGAAAAAGTAACCCCCAAACCGATAAGAAGAATTCAAGCTGTTGAATCAACTATCCCTATTCGAACAACACCTACGCGCCAAAGTCCAACTAGGACAATATCTTCACGTCCAACAATTTCAACTTCAAGACCAGTAAGTCAACCACAAGTTCAAACTAGAAATAATTCGCGTACTGTTAATTTTGGTGATGCAGCTTATCAACGTGCCCTTGGTTTGTGAAGAAAACAACAAGACCGAAAAATCGCTGAAGTTAGGCGTGAAAGAGATAAATATCAAGCCGAAGCTGCTGAAGCAGACCGTGTTATTTCAATTATTAAAGAACATTGAGAAAAATACGCACCAACTGGAGAAGATGGCAAGCCAAAAGTTAGTCTAGAATCCTATCTTGAGGGGTATAAATACACTCGTTGAGTTGCAAATAATTATCTTGAGCGTGAACAAAATTACTTAAAAGTAATAGAGCAACGAAGACAACTTGACCAACCTTTTACAGAACAAGAATTACAATTGATAAAAGATGGTTATACCCCTGATCCTTCAACCGATGGATGAGAACCAAAAGTCAATATTGTCGTAAATGGAATTAAGGCAAATAATAAAAAAAGATTAAATGCCGTTGATTCAAAATGAACAAGATATGATGGAACTAAGATTGGTTCGCTAAAATATGAAGGATGAAATGACACTGATGTAAGTTCAGAAATTAGTGATCTCACCAATGGTAAGGGATTTTCTAACGGTAGCATTTCACTGATAAAATATACTCGAGCGCCTGGAAATACCGCCGGTAGCCTTTCAGAATTTAAAACTTTAGTTCTAAATGCCGATGATGATGTTGCTTTTAAAGCTTTTGCCGACATTATGAAAAATGCGGCTAATAAAGACAATTCAATCAAGGCAATTGTTCTTAAAAATGTCGGAGCAAAACATAAAACCCAGAACATAAAAGGGATTTTAGACCTATTGCCACCGCAAATGCAAAAAGTTTCGCTCTTTTTAGATGACCACCAAGCAATTAATGGTCTTCGTGGACTTGAAAAATTCAGCAAACTAAGCGAACTAGAACTCTATAGTAATTCACGAACCAACGAAAGCAATTGGGCAATCAATCCTAATGCCCTAAAAAATGTCGACTTTATTTCTTTTGATTATATAAACAAAGGTGACATGCATCTCCAACCTGGAGAAAAAGTTGCTGGATCAATTATTTTTGATACTCTCCGTTGAGACGAGGGGGATGATACTAACAAAGTTAACGAGGGACTTGAAATTGCTTTTAGTTCAAAAATTAATCAACGTGTTTTCCAAGGAACTTTTGGTGGTCGAGGAGGATATCCGCTACATCTTGATTTTTCTTCATCTAAAAAAATTAAGACGCTAAAAGGGATTGACTTTGCTAAAACAGAGAAACTTTTTAACGAAAAACTCCAAAGTTGAGAAGTTGAAGCTGAATCACAAAAAAATCCTGGCCATGTTAATTTACTTTTCCAATATTTATATTTTGGTGGCTCAAAAATAAGCGATTCTGGCTCAACAGGGTCAAATTATGTGTATAAAGTCGACACAAGCGACTTTGAAAATTCCCAATTTACTTCAAGACTTGTTAATGGACCTATCCAACAACCGGGAATTTATATAAAAGATGAAAATGGAAAAACCCTTTCAAATATTCCACTTTATATAACTGGTAGTTCATTTTCTGGCGATGCCTTTAGTCAATTATCCAAATTTGTTGATGTTGCAAAGAAAAGTGCCACTTTTAATAAAATTTATGTCAAAAACGCATCACTTCAAAGTCAGCTGTCAGGTTTAGGACTACCTGTTGAAACAAAAACAATTACAACAATAGACTAA
- the ychF gene encoding redox-regulated ATPase YchF: MNLKAGLIGLPNVGKSSLFSALTKMNVEIANYPFATIDSNIATVEIRDPRLINLADIVKPNKIVFSTYSFVDIAGLIKGASLGEGLGNKFLENIRNVDCLVHVVRCFDDSKIIHVNNQVNPIFDIQTINLELILADLSSIESIIARLSKKINNTNDKQAKIEFELAKKAKGHLQKDKSLRDLSLDNEERQIIKNWQLLSIKPILYVANIDQKSVSDPLKNRYFSELKTYLEKENAILIPICVALEHEISQLDQEEKQLFLQEFGLEKSSLDFLVLNSFKLLGLGTFFTVGKKEVRSWIFRKNTSAVDCSGIIHSDFVKKFIRVEIISYEDFIEFKSEKALKEKGKIRLEGKEYLIKDAEICHFRISN, from the coding sequence ATGAATCTAAAAGCAGGTCTTATTGGACTTCCTAATGTCGGAAAATCGTCGCTTTTTTCAGCACTGACAAAAATGAATGTTGAAATTGCTAATTATCCCTTTGCAACAATAGACTCAAACATTGCAACTGTTGAAATCCGTGATCCAAGACTAATTAATTTAGCTGATATTGTTAAGCCAAATAAAATTGTATTTTCAACTTACTCTTTTGTCGACATTGCTGGTTTAATAAAAGGGGCTTCACTGGGCGAAGGATTAGGTAATAAATTTCTTGAAAATATTCGAAATGTTGACTGTCTAGTTCATGTTGTGCGCTGTTTTGATGATTCAAAAATAATTCATGTTAATAATCAAGTAAATCCTATTTTTGACATCCAAACAATAAATTTAGAGCTAATTCTTGCCGATTTAAGTTCGATTGAGTCAATTATTGCCCGACTTAGTAAAAAAATCAACAATACAAACGACAAACAAGCAAAAATTGAATTTGAACTTGCTAAAAAAGCAAAAGGCCATTTGCAAAAAGATAAGTCATTACGTGACTTATCTTTAGATAATGAAGAGCGTCAAATAATCAAAAATTGGCAACTTTTAAGTATAAAGCCAATTTTATATGTTGCTAACATTGACCAAAAATCTGTTAGCGATCCCTTAAAAAATCGATATTTTTCTGAGCTTAAAACATATCTTGAAAAGGAAAATGCAATTTTAATCCCGATTTGCGTTGCCTTAGAACACGAAATTTCCCAACTTGATCAGGAAGAAAAACAACTTTTTTTACAAGAATTTGGACTTGAGAAGTCATCTCTTGATTTTCTTGTTCTTAATAGTTTTAAACTTCTTGGGCTAGGAACTTTTTTTACTGTTGGAAAAAAAGAAGTTCGCTCATGAATATTTAGGAAAAATACAAGTGCAGTTGATTGTAGTGGAATTATTCACTCTGATTTTGTCAAAAAATTCATAAGAGTTGAAATAATTTCATATGAGGATTTTATTGAGTTCAAAAGCGAAAAAGCACTTAAAGAAAAAGGTAAAATTCGGCTTGAGGGAAAAGAATACTTGATAAAAGACGCAGAAATATGCCATTTCCGCATAAGTAATTAG
- a CDS encoding Rho termination factor N-terminal domain-containing protein has protein sequence MVWENPFGKNKVPSVAELWKNEKKQYRIWIFSYPVLLLLLGVFLSVQLFLDLDIKNIGRAFSILSILFTVTSLFFYVYSVFTSYKAKDFAPLGDRSFFFTFVSFSTAALSIINSTIVMIGNLSLNNQNFVAILTIQIILIGLIFVLIPFFYTKVLKIKSIFKLSRTLFIIEKRIDEMKKDPKAYSEFMNIFDLGHQNPMNAQQANNPENTQTQEAKNKPKTKEERIKIALEKLNLTQLHEIAQKLEISGFEQLKKQELIKLLTQILAQQDSEK, from the coding sequence ATGGTTTGAGAAAATCCATTTGGAAAAAATAAAGTTCCATCAGTTGCTGAGTTGTGAAAAAATGAAAAAAAGCAATACCGAATTTGAATTTTTTCTTATCCGGTGTTACTCCTTTTGCTAGGTGTTTTTTTAAGTGTTCAACTTTTTTTAGACTTAGATATTAAAAATATTGGTCGCGCTTTTTCGATTTTATCAATTTTATTTACTGTTACAAGCTTATTTTTTTATGTATATTCTGTTTTTACATCATATAAAGCGAAAGATTTTGCACCTCTTGGCGATCGTTCCTTCTTTTTCACGTTCGTTTCATTTTCTACTGCTGCTCTTTCAATTATAAATTCAACAATAGTAATGATTGGAAATTTAAGCCTTAATAATCAAAATTTTGTCGCAATATTAACTATTCAAATAATTCTTATTGGCCTAATTTTTGTTTTAATTCCATTTTTCTATACAAAAGTGCTTAAAATTAAGTCAATATTCAAACTATCTCGAACATTATTCATTATTGAAAAACGTATTGATGAAATGAAAAAAGATCCTAAGGCATATTCTGAATTTATGAATATTTTTGACTTAGGTCACCAAAATCCAATGAATGCACAGCAAGCAAATAACCCTGAAAACACACAAACTCAAGAAGCTAAAAACAAACCTAAAACAAAAGAAGAAAGAATAAAAATTGCACTTGAAAAATTAAATTTAACACAATTACACGAAATTGCCCAAAAATTAGAAATTTCTGGTTTTGAACAGTTAAAAAAACAAGAATTAATTAAGCTTTTAACTCAAATTCTTGCACAACAAGACTCTGAAAAATAG